A stretch of the Notamacropus eugenii isolate mMacEug1 chromosome 2, mMacEug1.pri_v2, whole genome shotgun sequence genome encodes the following:
- the LOC140528099 gene encoding kinesin-like protein KIF19 encodes MNKSSCWPPQAAWEEMIYEATTKNLIEGIISGYNATVFAYGPTGELTVSPLISLVLSRTQRASLVCPPDPPTWKLVNSHKQEVYRTTPLHYPRNDLAKCCGKTYTMLGTDKDPGIYIWTLNDLFCAIEETNNDVEYEVSMSYLEIYNEMIRDLLNPSMRYLELREDSKRVIQVAGIIEVSTTNAKEIMQLLIQGNKQRYEEPTAANQASSRSHTIL; translated from the exons GAGATGATTTATGAAGCCACCACAAAGAACCTTATTGAAGGGATCATCTCTGGCTACAATGCCACTGTGTTTGCCTATGGCCCCACTGGAGAGCTGACTGTCTCACCACTTATCTCCCTGGTTCTGTCCAGAACGCAAAGAGCCTCCCTTGTCTGCCCACCTGACCCCCCAACATGGAAGTTGGTCAACTCCCACAAGCAGGAGGTTTATAGGACAACCCCACTTCACTATCCCAGGAATGACTTGGCCAAAT GCTGTGGAAAAACCTACACCATGCTGGGCACTGATAAGGATCCTGGCATCTATATTTGGACCCTCAATGACCTATTCTGTGCCATTGAGGAGACCAATAATGATGTGGAATATGAAGTATCCATGTCTTACCTAGAG ATCTACAACGAAATGATTAGGGATCTACTGAATCCTTCCATGCGGTACCTAGAGTTGAGAGAGGACTCCAAGAGGGTGATCCAGGTGGCAGGGATCATTGAGGTTTCCACCACCAATGCCAAAGAA ATCATGCAGCTGCTCATACAAGGAAATAAGCAGAGGTACGAGGAACCTACAGCTGCCAACCAGGCATCTTCCCGGTCCCACACCATACTCTAA